The following coding sequences lie in one Deltaproteobacteria bacterium genomic window:
- a CDS encoding radical SAM protein, with translation MTSLKKLLTRPLEKTLRSIAYEDRSSHINAPPSELFIEPTSQCNLKCPMCPQSTGLTRKHGFMDMELFRKVIKDAAEIGIPKVSLFMGGESLLHKNIADMVREAE, from the coding sequence ATGACAAGCCTTAAAAAACTCCTCACAAGGCCGCTTGAGAAAACGCTTCGCTCCATAGCCTACGAGGACAGGTCTTCCCATATAAACGCGCCGCCATCGGAGCTCTTTATCGAGCCCACGAGCCAGTGCAACCTTAAATGCCCCATGTGTCCGCAAAGCACCGGACTTACGCGTAAACACGGGTTCATGGACATGGAGCTCTTTAGAAAGGTCATAAAGGACGCGGCAGAGATTGGCATACCGAAGGTGAGCCTCTTTATGGGCGGCGAATCGCTTCTGCATAAAAATATCGCAGACATGGTACGAGAGGCCGAAG
- a CDS encoding radical SAM protein: protein MTPAGFNLSHWWKRRNNRALNKREFRERRTVLKSMPQIAYLDVSNACPLSCPLCPTGKKESSAVKGLMKFSTFKKIFDEIGPYLYELHLYNWGEPLLNQDLPEMIRYAKSRYDVDVILSTTLMKVSKDLATELIKAKPDLISLSIDGATQEVYEKYRVGGKLDEIFATLRLMVDVKDTLGQKKPLLRWQFIPMKHNEHEIETARKMASEMGVAFRTHRVRLNVTNFDKKDFKDILEENKDWLPKDEKYIRYDDSGAKSVCKFLWDRVIVNFDGSIAPCCKIYTKEDLFTDKYPESFQDVWNGEKYQKARAIFTGTTTDKDFVCQRCFDRDGNI, encoded by the coding sequence ATGACACCGGCGGGCTTTAATCTCTCGCACTGGTGGAAGAGGCGAAACAATCGGGCGCTAAATAAGCGCGAGTTTCGCGAAAGAAGGACTGTTCTTAAGTCCATGCCGCAGATCGCGTACTTGGACGTCTCGAACGCGTGCCCGCTCTCGTGCCCGCTTTGCCCAACAGGGAAAAAGGAGTCGAGTGCTGTAAAGGGGCTGATGAAGTTCTCGACCTTTAAAAAGATATTCGACGAGATCGGCCCGTATCTCTACGAGCTGCATCTCTATAACTGGGGCGAGCCGCTTCTAAACCAGGACCTTCCCGAGATGATACGCTATGCCAAGAGCCGCTACGACGTGGACGTCATCCTCAGCACTACTCTAATGAAGGTCTCGAAGGACCTTGCAACAGAGTTAATAAAGGCAAAGCCTGATTTGATAAGCCTTTCCATAGACGGCGCTACCCAGGAAGTTTACGAGAAGTACAGGGTCGGCGGCAAGCTAGATGAGATATTTGCTACACTTCGCCTTATGGTTGACGTGAAGGACACACTCGGGCAAAAGAAGCCGCTTCTTCGGTGGCAGTTCATACCCATGAAGCACAACGAGCACGAGATAGAAACAGCGAGAAAGATGGCCTCTGAGATGGGTGTCGCCTTCAGAACCCATAGGGTAAGGCTAAACGTCACGAACTTCGATAAAAAGGACTTTAAGGACATACTCGAGGAAAATAAGGACTGGCTGCCGAAGGACGAAAAATACATCCGTTACGACGACTCAGGCGCCAAGAGCGTTTGCAAGTTTCTCTGGGACAGGGTGATCGTCAACTTCGACGGCTCCATAGCGCCGTGCTGCAAGATATACACCAAGGAAGACCTGTTTACCGATAAATATCCGGAAAGTTTTCAAGACGTCTGGAACGGCGAGAAATACCAAAAGGCGAGAGCGATATTTACGGGCACGACAACCGACAAGGATTTTGTCTGCCAGAGGTGCTTTGACAGGGATGGAAATATCTGA
- a CDS encoding lipopolysaccharide kinase InaA family protein produces the protein MEISEKRLKVSGKWKVLINEALCKGGLAEAVISAIEGKGSEALKRLKSSETSRVWKFGFGGVDYAVKEFLGRGFFEPIKTRFKGTRAMRAWKGGRLLLENGFKTPPLVMEIEGPGARNFLVTAFVDDVTGLFTLSRELAKKGGAEASRIRRRCARALGDTVGRMHALGLVHGDLRLENILIKGAEHGRCELFFIDNERNVKYPRRPPIDKIEWNLVQISMVLVPDADRAACFAAYLKRMPELKARKTELGSKVMATARKRIEKKHGRSI, from the coding sequence ATGGAAATATCTGAGAAGCGGCTTAAGGTTTCGGGCAAGTGGAAGGTCCTTATAAACGAGGCGCTTTGCAAGGGCGGCCTTGCCGAGGCCGTGATTTCGGCAATCGAGGGCAAAGGTAGCGAGGCGCTAAAGCGCCTTAAAAGCTCGGAAACAAGCCGCGTCTGGAAGTTCGGGTTTGGCGGCGTTGATTATGCCGTAAAGGAATTTCTCGGCCGCGGTTTTTTCGAGCCAATAAAGACGCGCTTTAAGGGCACGCGGGCCATGCGCGCATGGAAGGGCGGAAGGCTGCTTCTGGAAAACGGCTTTAAGACGCCGCCGCTCGTAATGGAGATAGAGGGCCCGGGTGCGAGGAATTTTCTCGTTACCGCCTTTGTTGACGATGTCACAGGGCTCTTTACGTTGTCTCGCGAACTAGCGAAAAAAGGCGGGGCCGAGGCTTCTCGCATAAGGCGCAGATGCGCACGTGCCCTTGGCGATACCGTCGGCAGGATGCATGCCTTGGGCCTTGTGCACGGGGACTTAAGGCTCGAGAACATCCTTATCAAGGGAGCTGAGCACGGCAGGTGCGAGCTCTTTTTCATAGATAACGAAAGAAACGTGAAGTATCCGAGGCGGCCTCCTATCGACAAGATAGAATGGAACCTCGTGCAAATCAGCATGGTGCTCGTGCCGGACGCCGACAGGGCGGCGTGCTTTGCGGCGTACTTAAAGCGGATGCCCGAGCTTAAGGCGCGTAAAACAGAGCTTGGCAGCAAGGTCATGGCTACGGCCAGAAAAAGAATCGAAAAAAAGCACGGAAGAAGCATTTGA